One Formosa agariphila KMM 3901 genomic window, TAAGACAACCAGACACATTTATCAAAATGACCAATTCTGAAAATTTAAACAAGGACATTATTGGATATTTAAAAGAATTTGAAAAATAAAAACTATGCCTAACAACATATATAATTTATTGCTAGTTCTAGCCTACTTACGAAAATCCTCGCGGATTTTCTTGGTTTGTGTTTTATTTACTAAATTCAGTGCTTAAAACACGCAACAAACCATATATAAACACGTTGTGTGTAAGCTGGAAGAACTGTACAAATGAGAGTAATCTTAGAAACAAATCGACTTTTATTAAGAGAATTTAATCTTCATGATGCTGAAAACTTTTATAACCTAAACCGAAATCCAAACGTCATAAAATATACTGGAAATTCTGCCTTCAAAAGTATTGAAGAAGCAAAAATATTTCTAGAAAATTACCAAGACTACAAATTAAATGGATATGGAAGATGGGCTGTAATAAATAAAGAAAATAATAATTTTATCGGTTGGTGCGGACTGAAATTAGGAGAAATAGAAAATGAAACTGATATCGGATTTCGATTTTTTGAAAAAGTTTGGAATAAAGGCTATGCGACAGAAAGTGCTAAAGCTTGCTTACATTATGGATTTGAAAAACTAAATCTGACACGAATTATTGGAAGAGCAATGAATGAAAATATTGGTTCAATTAAAGTTTTGGAAAAAATTGGACTTGAATTTGAGCAAAACACAAACTTTCAAGGACAAGATGCCGTAATATATAAAATCGAAAAAAAGCCTACACACAACAATGTATAACCGCAATTACGGCGGATTCGACTACGTCCGAATCCACTCGGAATTGCTAACGTCAGTGCTAAACCGAAAATAATCGCTAATTTAACCCGTAACTGACGGTTATACGAGACCGTTGTGTGTAATTACCACTCAAACCAAAAAGTATCCAATATTTGAAAATCCGTATAAGAAGTTAAGACTACTTCTACTCGACCTTTGTCTTATAATTTTAATCTTTAAAAATATGGACAAAATGAATACAAACCAATTTGGGAATAAAGGTTGGACACCTGATAGAATCGGAAACTTAAAAGGCAAAATATATGTCCTAACAGGAACTACAAGCGGAACAGGATTTGAAGCAGCGAAAATATTGCTATCAAAAGGAGCAAAAGTTGTAATGCTTAATAGAAACCCAAAGAAAGCAGAAGACACCATTAAAACTTTAAAGCAAGAACTTGGAAATCATATAAACGTTGTAGCTATAAAAATGGATTTGGCTGTACAAGATTCAGTAAAAAAAGCAGCAGAAGAAGTTATAAAAACAGTACCACAAATTGATGCACTTATCTGTAATGCAGCAATTGCCCAAGTACCTAAACAGACGCTAACTACAGATGGTTGGGAAAGTCAAATGGGAACGAATTATTATGGAAATTTTACGCTTCAAGCATTATTGTTCCCACTTATTGAAAAATCCAAAGGTCGAATTGTAACAGTAGGAAGTTTGGGATATGATATGGGAATTAAAACCATCAAATTTGATGATTTGAATTGGGATAAAGATTACACGCCTAATAATGCATATAGTCAAAGTAAACTGGCGCAGATACTGTCTATGTACGAATTACAAGATAGATTAAAAGAAGCTGGGAAAACAGATGTTAAAGCTTACGCTTGTCATCCTGGTTCTTCAAGAACCAACTTAATAAATTCAAGTGGTAGTTTTATGATGAAATTCATCTTTAATCTAATGAAATTATCACCATTAACACAATCAGCTGAAAAAGGTGCTTACCCACAATTGATGTGTGCTACAGAACCTAATTTAGACCAAAGTAGTTTTTATGGTCCAACGGGAAGAAATAATTGGACTGGTCCTGTTGGAGCACATAAATTAGAATCACACGCAAAAGATAAGGTCGTATCAAATAAATTATGGGAACTTTCGGAGAAAGAAACAGGTATAAAATGGAATATATAAATTTGTATAATGGAGCACTTTAAAACATTATCTACTTATCTAGATTATTTAGAACTACCGAGGCCTGAACATCCAATGTTGAGTGTTTTCAACTCAAAAGGCGATGGTTATTTACCTTGTCCGAAAGAAAGTTCGCCACCAATTACAAACGATTGCTATTCCATCAGCTTAAAGAAATTTGTAAAAGGTAACTTAAACTACGGACGAACAAAATATGATTTTACCAATGGAGCTTTAATTTTCATTGCGCCAAGACAAATTCTACAATGGGATAGTAGCGTGTTTTTTGAGCGAAAAGGCTTTTCAATAAACTTTCACGAAGATTTTTTGAAAGGAACAGATTTAGCACAACAAATAAAAAGATATGGTTTCTTTTCCTATTCAGTAAATGAAGCATTACATCTTTCGCCAAAAGAAGAAAAGCAAATAGAATTGATAGTTGAAAATATTGAAATAGAATATCAGAACAACCAAGATGAGTTTAGCAAAGAAATTATCATTTCTCAATTAGGCACGTTATTCAAATATGCCAATCGTTTCTATGAAAGACAGTTTTTGAATAGAAAAGAATTATCAAATAACTTGTTGGAACGATTTAATCTACAATTGTCTGAAT contains:
- a CDS encoding GNAT family N-acetyltransferase, which gives rise to MRVILETNRLLLREFNLHDAENFYNLNRNPNVIKYTGNSAFKSIEEAKIFLENYQDYKLNGYGRWAVINKENNNFIGWCGLKLGEIENETDIGFRFFEKVWNKGYATESAKACLHYGFEKLNLTRIIGRAMNENIGSIKVLEKIGLEFEQNTNFQGQDAVIYKIEKKPTHNNV
- a CDS encoding SDR family oxidoreductase translates to MNTNQFGNKGWTPDRIGNLKGKIYVLTGTTSGTGFEAAKILLSKGAKVVMLNRNPKKAEDTIKTLKQELGNHINVVAIKMDLAVQDSVKKAAEEVIKTVPQIDALICNAAIAQVPKQTLTTDGWESQMGTNYYGNFTLQALLFPLIEKSKGRIVTVGSLGYDMGIKTIKFDDLNWDKDYTPNNAYSQSKLAQILSMYELQDRLKEAGKTDVKAYACHPGSSRTNLINSSGSFMMKFIFNLMKLSPLTQSAEKGAYPQLMCATEPNLDQSSFYGPTGRNNWTGPVGAHKLESHAKDKVVSNKLWELSEKETGIKWNI
- a CDS encoding helix-turn-helix domain-containing protein, coding for MEHFKTLSTYLDYLELPRPEHPMLSVFNSKGDGYLPCPKESSPPITNDCYSISLKKFVKGNLNYGRTKYDFTNGALIFIAPRQILQWDSSVFFERKGFSINFHEDFLKGTDLAQQIKRYGFFSYSVNEALHLSPKEEKQIELIVENIEIEYQNNQDEFSKEIIISQLGTLFKYANRFYERQFLNRKELSNNLLERFNLQLSEYFELGKLQEKGIPSIERIANKMSVSQRYLSDTLKKETGKTTTEHLHLRLIDEAKNILLKPNKSISEVAYELGFEYPQYFSRLFKKKEGISPTEYREKYKLN